A genomic region of Glycine max cultivar Williams 82 chromosome 15, Glycine_max_v4.0, whole genome shotgun sequence contains the following coding sequences:
- the 100801599 gene encoding glucan endo-1,3-beta-glucosidase, basic isoform, whose protein sequence is MPSLFARNQRFSLATLLLLLELLTGNLRMADAQIGVCYGMLGNNLPSANDVIGLYRSNNIKRMRLYDPNQAALEALRNSGIELILGVPNSDLQGLATNPDTSRQWVQKNVLNFWPSVKIKYVAVGNEVSPVGGSSSVAQYVLPAIQNVYQAIRAQGLHDQIKVSTSIDMTLIGNSFPPSQGSFRGDVRSYLDPIIGYLVYANAPLLVNVYPYFSYTGNPRDISLPYALFTAPNVVVWDGQYGYQNLFDAMLDSVHAAIDNTKIGYVEVVVSESGWPSDGGFAATYDNARVYLDNLVRRANRGSPRRPSKPTETYIFAMFDENQKNPEIEKHFGLFNPNKQKKYPFGFGGKRLGKVVIDDFNATTSIKSDV, encoded by the exons ATGCCTTCTCTCTTCGCTAGAAACCAGAGGTTCTCATTGGCTACTCTCCTGCTTCTTCTGGAACTATTGACAGGAAACCTTCGCATGGCAG ATGCTCAAATTGGTGTGTGTTATGGCATGCTGGGCAACAATCTACCGTCAGCAAACGATGTTATAGGTCTTTATAGATCAAATAACATAAAGAGAATGAGACTCTATGATCCTAATCAAGCTGCTCTAGAAGCACTTAGAAATTCTGGCATTGAACTCATTCTTGGGGTGCCAAACTCTGACCTTCAAGGCCTTGCCACCAATCCTGACACTTCTCGTCAATGGGTGCAAAAAAACGTGTTGAACTTTTGGCCTAGTGTCAAAATCAAGTACGTGGCAGTTGGAAATGAAGTGAGTCCCGTTGGAGGCTCTTCTTCGGTAGCCCAATATGTTCTACCTGCCATCCAAAATGTATACCAAGCAATAAGAGCTCAAGGCCTTCATGATCAAATCAAGGTTTCAACATCTATTGACATGACCCTAATAGGAAACTCTTTCCCTCCATCGCAAGGTTCCTTCAGGGGTGATGTGAGATCATACCTAGATCCCATAATTGGGTACTTGGTATATGCAAATGCACCATTACTAGTCAATGTGTACCCTTATTTTAGTTACACTGGTAACCCCCGTGACATATCACTTCCCTATGCTCTTTTCACAGCACCAAATGTTGTGGTATGGGATGGTCAATATGGGTACCAAAATTTGTTTGATGCTATGTTGGATTCAGTACATGCAGCCATTGATAACACTAAGATTGGTTATGTGGAGGTTGTTGTATCCGAGAGTGGGTGGCCATCAGATGGAGGATTTGCTGCCACTTATGACAACGCACGCGTGTACTTAGACAATTTGGTTCGTCGTGCTAATAGAGGAAGCCCAAGAAGGCCTTCGAAGCCCACTGAGACTTATATATTTGCCATGTTCGatgaaaatcaaaaaaatccAGAGATAGAGAAACATTTTGGGCTCTTCAATcccaacaaacaaaaaaaatacccatTTGGGTTTGGAGGAAAGAGGCTAGGGAAAGTTGTTATTGACGACTTCAATGCAACAACTTCCATTAAGAGTGATGTGTAA